In Rhineura floridana isolate rRhiFlo1 chromosome 1, rRhiFlo1.hap2, whole genome shotgun sequence, the following proteins share a genomic window:
- the LOC133376126 gene encoding phospholipid scramblase 1-like, with amino-acid sequence MRAPLPPLKCPPGLEYLRQIDQIIIQQQIEFLEIIIGFETNNKYEIKNGWGQRIYFAAEETDCCTRNCCGASRPFAMKIMDNVGQEVIELRRPLRCSSCWCPCCLQELEVQAPPGTPVGYIKQTWDPFLPKFAIQNEAQQDVLKIVGPCVVCSLCQDINFEVMSLDEQKRVGRISKHWTGFLKEIFTDTDNFGIQFPLDLDVKMKAVMIGACFLMDFMFFESAGAEEQRVGVWQ; translated from the coding sequence ATGCGAGCACCCCTTCCACCTCTCAAATGTCCTCCCGGATTAGAATATTTAAGACAGATTGATCAGATAATAATTCAGCAACAGATTGAGTTTCTGGAAATAATAATTGGCTTTGAAACTAACAACaaatatgaaataaaaaatgGCTGGGGGCAAAGGATTTACTTTGCAGCTGAGGAAACCGACTGCTGTACCCGAAACTGCTGTGGGGCATCCCGGCCGTTTGCGATGAAAATCATGGACAATGTGGGCCAGGAAGTGATAGAGCTCAGGCGACCTCTCAGATGCTCCAGTTGCTGGTGTCCATGTTGCTTGCAAGAGCTTGAAGTCCAGGCCCCTCCAGGCACCCCGGTTGGGTATATTAAACAAACATGGGATCCCTTTCTGCCAAAATTTGCTATCCAAAATGAAGCCCAGCAGGATGTTCTTAAAATCGTTGGGCCCTGTGTAGTGTGCAGCTTATGTCAAGATATTAATTTTGAGGTGATGTCACTAGATGAGCAGAAAAGAGTTGGAAGAATTTCTAAGCACTGGACTGGCTTTTTGAAAGAGATCTTCACCGATACCGACAACTTTGGAATCCAGTTCCCATTGGACCTCGATGTCAAAATGAAAGCTGTCATGATTGGGGCTTGCTTCCTCATGGATTTCATGTTCTTTGAATCTGCAGGAGCTGAGGAACAGCGAGTTGGGGTCTGGCAATAG
- the LOC133376131 gene encoding phospholipid scramblase 1-like, translating to MPAPLPPPNCPPGLEYLSQIDQIIIQQQIELLEIIIGFETNNNYEIKNGWGQRIYFAAEETDCCTRNCCGTSRPFAMKIMDNVGQEVIELRRPLRCSSCWCPCCLQELEVQAPPGTPVGYIKQIWDPFLPKFIIQNEAQQDVLKIVGPCVVCSFCEDINFEVMSLDEWNRVGRISKRWTGFLKEIFTDTDNFGIQFPLDLDVKMKAVMIGACFLMDFMFFESAGAEEQRVGVWQ from the coding sequence ATGCCGGCACCCCTTCCACCTCCCAACTGTCCTCCTGGATTAGAATATTTAAGCCAGATTGATCAGATAATAATTCAGCAACAGATTGAGCTTCTAGAAATAATAATTGGCTTTGAAACTAACAACAACTATGAAATAAAAAATGGCTGGGGGCAAAGGATTTACTTTGCAGCTGAGGAAACCGACTGCTGTACCCGAAACTGCTGTGGGACATCCCGGCCGTTTGCAATGAAAATCATGGACAATGTGGGCCAGGAAGTGATAGAGCTCAGGCGACCTCTCAGATGCTCCAGTTGCTGGTGTCCGTGCTGCTTGCAAGAGCTTGAAGTCCAGGCCCCTCCAGGCACCCCGGTTGGGTATATTAAACAAATATGGGATCCCTTTCTGCCAAAATTCATTATCCAAAATGAAGCCCAGCAGGATGTTCTTAAAATCGTTGGGCCCTGTGTAGTGTGCAGCTTTTGTGAAGATATTAATTTTGAGGTGATGTCACTAGATGAGTGGAACAGAGTTGGAAGAATTTCTAAGCGCTGGACTGGCTTTCTGAAAGAGATCTTCACTGATACCGACAACTTTGGAATCCAGTTCCCATTGGACCTCGATGTCAAAATGAAAGCTGTCATGATTGGGGCTTGCTTCCTCATGGATTTCATGTTCTTTGAATCTGCAGGAGCTGAGGAACAGCGAGTTGGGGTCTGGCAATAG